The Rhizoctonia solani chromosome 4, complete sequence genome contains a region encoding:
- a CDS encoding cAMP-independent regulatory protein pac2 translates to MVQSKDSQPPKLMLKSTKDALLIIEAAERGLFPRLVRRLTEQERAQNIYSGAIFVYDEFESNIRRFTDTLVWSPSRIIGNYLVYREMKKHEPRPTSRAGAALPPQPASARSLTRSRTDTNLEQSGDQKKKEQLYVGSLTHNERFKTDGLVKRTFSLMTEGKHIHVIGYYTYDDAMEGRFLTPSEHPEFTSLIISQELLRDKSAYRVPPRIELENGLLVYAGEGEKQNPVDSEKVPPESGRTSQPISSTQAPTGLSTLSSFPHLPSIGIEEQDSPIHDLPPLRKPPSTRVWDPMPIVDSLVYYDGPAYTCQARTTAVQYEFSQFNTPASVQDQTPLLSPSIIQSTLNPSSSRSTLRLRDGRQNPYPGNQDRPLAKNLNVARSLRETEFNRTRSPFSPTPNIEYELLAPSPEYLGCSNWPIPPSNVDRSGGSTNQCYAYPGSTNDGSIRLGNTETTSNHLGSLSRDPEVGPSGETVEYEAVPMGRYGGAKNTSIN, encoded by the exons ATGGTCCAATCCAAAGATTCCCAACCCCCAAAGCTTATGCTCAAGTCCACCAAAGATGCGCTTCTCATCATCGAAGCAGCCGAGCGTGGTTTGTTCCCCCGACTCGTCCGCCGTTTAACTGAGCAGGAACGCGCACAAAACATCTATTCTGGAGCTATATTTGTCTACGATGAGTTCGAGTCAAATATCCGGCGATTTACCGATAC CTTGGTCTGGAGCCCTTCGCGCATCATCGGCAATTATTTG GTATATCGAGAAATGAAGAAGCATGAACCTCGTCCAACGTCGCGCGCGGGAGCAGCTTTGCCCCCTCAGCCGGCGTCTGCAAGAAGCCTCACACGCTCTCGCACAGATACTAACCTGGAGCAAAGCGGCGATCAAAAGAAGAAGGAGCAACTATACGTTGGTAGTCTCACCCATAACGAGAGGTTTAAGACCGATGGCCTTGTCAAAAGG ACCTTTTCTTTGATGACTGAAGGCAAACACATTCATGTCATAGGCTACTATACCTATGATGATGCGATGGAGGGGCGTTTCCTTACGCCTTCGGAACATCCCGAGTTTACAAGCCTGATAATATCTCAAGAGCTCTTGAGAGACAAATCTGCTTATCGGGTGCCACCTCGTATTGAATTAGAAAATGGGCTTTTGGTGTATGC TGGCGAGGGCGAGAAACAGAACCCAGTCGACTCTGAAAAAGTACCTCCAGAATCGGGTCGTACATCCCAGCCAATATCTTCGACCCAGGCTCCCACTGGGCTTTCTACTCTCTCCTCTTTCCCTCACCTTCCTTCTATAGGAATAGAGGAGCAAGATAGCCCTATACATGACCTCCCACCTCTTCGAAAACCCCCGTCAACCCGAGTTTGGGACCCCATGCCTATTGTGGACTCTTTGGTATATTACGACGGCCCTGCTTATACTTGCCAGGCTCGGACCACTGCTGTGCAATACGAGTTCTCTCAATTCAATACTCCCGCGAGTGTTCAAGATCAAACCCCGCTTTTGTCGCCATCTATCATCCAATCGACTCTGAACCCTTCGTCTAGTCGCTCGACTCTCAGGCTACGAGATGGCCGTCAAAATCCATACCCGGGAAATCAAGATCGACCACTGGCGAAGAACTTGAACGTTGCGCGCTCCCTACGAGAGACAGAGTTCAACCGTACTAGATCACCCTTCTCACCTACCCCTAATATAGAGTATGAGCTATTAGCACCTTCTCCAGAATATCTTGGCTGCTCGAATTGGCCCATTCCTCCATCAAATGTTGATAGAAGTGGGGGTAGCACAAACCAATGTTATGCATACCCTGGGTCGACTAACGATGGATCTATACGGCTGGGGAATACCGAAACGACGTCAAACCACCTTGGATCTCTGTCCCGCGACCCCGAAGTTGGGCCCTCAGGAGAGACGGTTGAGTATGAGGCTGTCCCTATGGGAAGATATGGAGGAGCCAAGAACACTAGCATAAACTAA
- a CDS encoding Secretory pathway protein Sec39 — translation MDERYQRWVDLSNEDISPDIIRDVLFPLEDELWVAAACADRILSDVEAQTALLELGLLRTSQASEKIQTAVDELVNSGEDTDPEEQPNEDDRSGRDSKHTRPTESDLLKRALNEDETSRKLLGLRAVLLRRLDLTRTYGELLASRSLNPLDGNEQVEDDDPWAEEKPPSVSSGPPFLSLFDFLTTDIVHLALLCASTQRFSALKTLFIHHLRDLFPFRLHVLESIPAHASPIEYVDLLPTCNFAIAQEETRLSHPWREDLDWVEQHHVRAALADTGVEDFPQFETITVERPSNPQPELLSGAELTVWFKRRIEAIDTLGLIDIALTFVQHAASLAIPDLDEEGEELTLLARLVYDAPISEDKPLAAADDWNLSRWRSMDPPAVIRAYLTQSTPETVAADIRRLVVPYLFVLDARKQRKHAAAPVQVEQGLSDELLYGWILNASLDLAAAVFFASKADLPETTRIIQKDEDLARLALACLYGSDALNAWPTMSSIFECLPAWETSESGENNADADEADTTLASLAAFVTPTTAKPRTAPADLYTFFKPLSARALSRALDILDVHLESGEVLSRWGVPAPLRWFVQSAGDATLQRSWAIKMARRSGAEGGEVLLDDMIKLSGGALGDLRGAFGALKKDEVVKIFFEGLLSSGRFDMAHDMLNPRGIPPPLPTDVVENLCLRVSREFYDNATSGNIHSGDMKLAYECLNVPLPTPVVIKEREFIEATSRICAFNVVSRPGVPITPLEIRLVKDRLSLVGRVLSSTEDAYKHTQVILDLVAKLGFRGDLAAEVKALAMIADAALSSEDFEVAAEVSIRMVKTAVKLRASDTAAAREATEVCWHTCYQLGRQTEFTDTKAKMTLLAHVLELCPPENVNDVLAAWKRLEAEKLEAFKTREPATKSSRRTRTGNDLLAIPDLSAPLISPDAAAAAARTFSRVAGAAANFPFSVRGRLGYGGGGDRDNESVVSGMSTRSRSPESTVSNSARHALSRGVGWLIGAGE, via the exons ATGGATGAAAGATACCAGCGTTGGGTTGACTTGTCTAACGAAGATATAAGTCCCGATATAATACGGGATGTACTTTTCCCTCTAGAAGATGAACTCTGGGTAGCTGCTGCCTGCGCGGATCGAATTCTCTCGGATGTCGAGGCACAAACAGCATTACTCGAGCTTGGGTTACTCCGCACCTCGCAAGCCTCTGAAAAGATTCAAACTGCAGTTGACGAGTTGGTTAATTCTGGAGAAGACACCGACCCTGAAGAGCAACCCAACGAGGACGATAGGAGTGGGCGAGACTCAAAACATACCAGGCCTACAGAATCCGACCTACTCAAACGTGCACTGAATGAAGACGAGACAAGCAGGAAACTTTTGGGCCTCAGAGCTGTGCTGTTGCGGCGCTTGGACCTGACCAGAACATATGGCGAACTTTTGGCCTCCAGATCACTGAACCCGCTGGATGGCAATGAGCAAGTAGAGGACGACGATCCTTGGGCTGAGGAGAAGCCACCCTCTGTTTCTTCTGGACCACCTTTTTTATCTCTCTTTGATTTCCTAACGACCGACATCGTTCATTTAGCACTTCTTTGCGCATCCACACAACGATTTAGCGCCCTTAAAACCTTATTCATTCACCATCTACGTGATTTGTTCCCTTTCCGGCTCCATGTGCTCGAAAGTATACCGGCGCATGCATCCCCTATCGAATACGTCGATCTACTTCCCACATGTAACTTCGCCATTGCCCAAGAAGAAACGAGACTTTCGCATCCTTGGCGTGAGGATTTAGACTGGGTGGAGCAACATCACGTTCGAGCCGCTTTAGCAGACACTGGGGTAGAGGATTTCCCCCAGTTCGAAACCATTACCGTCGAGAGGCCATCCAACCCTCAACCTGAATTACTTTCGGGTGCAGAATTGACCGTGTGGTTTAAGCGACGTATCGAAGCCATAGACACGCTTGGCCTGATTGATATTGCTCTTACATTTGTCCAGCATGCGGCTTCATTGGCTATACCCGACCTCGACGAAGAGGGCGAAGAGCTCACTCTCTTAGCGAGACTCGTTTACGATGCACCTATTTCGGAAGACAAACCTTTGGCAGCAGCGGACGACTGGAACTTATCTCGATGGCGTTCCATGGATCCTCCCGCGGTCATTCGTGCATACCTGACGCAGTCCACTCCTGAAACCGTAGCCGCAGACATTCGTCGCCTTGTTGTCCCATACTTATTTGTTCTGGATGCGCGGAAACAACGCAAACACGCGGCCGCTCCTGTACAAGTTGAGCAAGGCCTATCCGATGAGCTCTTATATGGCTGGATCCTCAATGCTTCCCTTGATCTCGCTGCCGCTGTATTCTTCGCATCCAAAGCCGACCTTCCGGAAACGACACGAATTATACAAAAAGACGAGGACCTTGCCCGTCTAGCCCTAGCTTGCTTGTATGGTTCAGATGCACTAAACGCGTGGCCCACTATGAGCTCGATATTTGAATGTCTTCCAGCTTGGGAAACATCCGAATCCGGAGAAAATAACGCAGACGCGGATGAAGCGGACACTACGTTGGCTTCACTTGCAGCATTTGTAACCCCTACCACCGCAAAACCTAGGACAGCGCCTGCCGATTTGTACACTTTTTTTAAGCCATTGTCAGCTCGTGCACTCAGTCGAGCACTGGATATATTGGATGTACACTTGGAATCCGGGGAAGTGCTTTCTCGGTGGGGTGTTCCTGCACCGCTAAGATGGTTTGTCCAAAGCGCAGGCGATGCCACTCTCCAAAGATCATGGGCGATTAAGATGGCGAGGCGTAGCGGAGCGGAGGGCGGGGAGGTGCTGTTGGATGATATGATTAAGCTTAGCGGAGGTGCACTGGGCGATCTTAGGGGTGCTTTCGGTGCACTGAAGAAAGATGAAGTGGTTAAGATTTTCTTTGAAGGGCTGCTAAGCTCCGGGA GATTCGACATGGCCCATGACATGCTTAATCCTCGAGGAATTCCGCCCCCGCTTCCGACTGATGTGGTCGAAAACCTTTGTTTGAGGGTTTCTCGAGAGTTTTACGATAATGCCACCTCCGGCAATATACATAGTGGTGACATGAAATTGGCATACGAATG TCTTAATGTTCCTCTTCCCACGCCAGTGGTCATCAAAGAGCGCGAATTTATCGAAGCGACAAGCCGAATTTGCGCATTCAATGTAGTATCCCGACCAGGAGTACCTATCACACCGCTTGAAATTCGTTTAGTCAAAGACAGGCTCAGTCTGGTTGGACGAGTCCTGTCAAGCACCGAAGATGCATACAAACACACTCAAGTCATACTAGATCTCGTTGCAAAGCTTGGATTTAGGGGAGACCTAGCTGCAGAGGTCAAAGCACTTGCCATGATTGCCGACGCGGCTCTATCATCGGAGGACTTCGAGGTGGCGGCCGAGGTTAGCATTCGGATGGTTAAGACCGCTGTCAAATTACGTGCGTCAGACACCGCTGCCGCGCGCGAGGCTACTGAAGTCTGCTGGCATACATGTTACCAACTGGGACGGCAAACTGAGTTTACAGACACCAAGGCAAAGATGACTCTGCTGGCCCACGTGCTCGAACTCTGCCCTCCAGAAAATGTGAACGATGTGTTGGCCGCCTGGAAGAGGTTAGAGGCGGAAAAATTGGAAGCCTTCAAAACACGGGAGCCAGCTACGAAAAGTTCACGAAGAACGCGCACAGGAAACGACCTTCTCGCGATACCCGATCTGTCCGCTCCTTTGATCAGTCCAGATGCCGCAGCAGCGGCAGCACGCACATTTAGTCGCGTTGCAGGTGCGGCTGCCAACTTCCCATTCTCCGTTCGTGGACGTTTGGGGTATGGAGGGGGCGGTGATAGGGATAATGAATCAGTCGTATCGGGAATGTCCACGCGCTCGAGAAGTCCTGAAAGTACCGTATCAAATTCAGCAAGACATGCGCTTTCGAGAGGGGTCGGATGGCTAATTGGGGCTGGCGAATAA